A DNA window from Desulfatibacillum aliphaticivorans DSM 15576 contains the following coding sequences:
- a CDS encoding DUF3786 domain-containing protein: protein MARVDDYFNAKKIAVESLSKESFEELAASSGFQSPAENTLTVPFLTRTYKVDFPSFDFTDQDDPEAEVPIQEQVLILHYMMGDKTAQPSEDWVAYREIPGATFYFSAFCKRAIDPLKNVFEHNLEGLDKGAQILEASELDFGDAGYEFKPFPRVPVRMILYVGDDEFPSEANILFDSSAGDLLSPEDLAWLAGMIVYRLMALAR from the coding sequence ATGGCGCGTGTCGACGATTATTTTAATGCAAAGAAAATCGCCGTGGAATCATTAAGCAAGGAATCCTTTGAAGAACTGGCTGCAAGCTCCGGTTTTCAAAGCCCTGCTGAAAATACCCTCACAGTCCCTTTTTTAACCAGAACCTATAAGGTCGACTTTCCTTCTTTCGACTTTACGGACCAGGACGATCCGGAGGCGGAAGTTCCCATTCAGGAGCAGGTGCTTATCCTGCATTATATGATGGGCGACAAAACCGCCCAGCCTTCCGAAGACTGGGTGGCTTACCGCGAAATTCCCGGGGCGACCTTTTACTTCTCCGCCTTTTGCAAAAGGGCCATCGATCCTTTAAAGAATGTTTTCGAGCATAACCTGGAAGGCCTGGATAAAGGCGCCCAGATCTTGGAAGCCTCGGAGTTGGATTTCGGCGACGCCGGCTATGAGTTCAAACCCTTTCCCCGGGTTCCGGTTCGCATGATCCTGTATGTGGGCGATGACGAGTTTCCCTCGGAAGCCAATATCCTGTTTGACAGCAGCGCCGGAGACCTTCTGTCTCCCGAAGACCTTGCCTGGCTGGCG
- a CDS encoding dihydropteroate synthase yields MLLIGESLNVISKKIGKAFKERDKGPIQEEAVFQKEAGMDYIDINLGPAKKDGHELMPWVVEMVQEVVDDVPLVLDTSNIDAIAAALPVCKLTPIINSIMARPERYEKMVPLAVEHNADFVALMWGPDGLPRDENERAALCVELLYFANEAGIPNEKIWVDGIVTPVNIQQPQAISLMNFQGMIPDMCPGARSTCGLSNISNGPPDHLRPILNQTYMVMLQKYGMESVISDPRDTMLTDIAKGKRQDIVDVIYAVMDGNAPDMGGLTKELQDYVKTTKVILGESLYSDSWLEI; encoded by the coding sequence ATGTTACTCATTGGCGAAAGCTTGAATGTTATCTCCAAAAAAATCGGCAAGGCTTTCAAGGAAAGGGACAAGGGCCCCATCCAAGAAGAAGCCGTATTTCAAAAAGAAGCCGGTATGGACTACATTGACATCAACTTGGGTCCTGCTAAGAAAGACGGCCATGAATTGATGCCTTGGGTTGTTGAAATGGTTCAGGAAGTTGTGGACGATGTTCCGCTGGTTCTGGATACCTCCAACATCGACGCTATTGCTGCGGCTCTGCCCGTCTGCAAGCTGACCCCCATCATCAACTCCATCATGGCACGGCCCGAGCGCTACGAAAAAATGGTGCCTCTGGCTGTGGAACACAATGCCGACTTCGTCGCCCTGATGTGGGGTCCCGACGGACTGCCCAGGGACGAGAACGAACGTGCAGCCCTGTGCGTTGAGCTTCTTTACTTCGCCAATGAAGCTGGCATTCCCAACGAAAAAATCTGGGTGGATGGCATCGTCACCCCTGTGAACATTCAGCAGCCCCAGGCTATCAGCCTCATGAATTTCCAGGGAATGATTCCGGATATGTGCCCCGGCGCCCGGAGCACCTGCGGTCTGTCCAACATCTCCAATGGCCCCCCGGACCACCTGCGTCCCATCCTGAACCAGACTTACATGGTCATGCTGCAAAAATATGGGATGGAATCCGTTATTTCCGACCCCAGAGACACCATGCTCACTGATATCGCCAAGGGCAAACGTCAGGACATCGTAGACGTGATCTACGCTGTCATGGACGGCAATGCTCCCGATATGGGCGGCCTGACCAAGGAGCTCCAGGACTACGTGAAGACCACCAAGGTTATCCTTGGCGAGTCCCTGTACTCCGACTCCTGGCTCGAAATATAG
- the acsC gene encoding acetyl-CoA decarbonylase/synthase complex subunit gamma, whose protein sequence is MALTGIQIFKLLPKTNCKECGVPTCLAFAMNLASGKAELDQCPYVSDEAREQLAEASAPPIRPVKIGNGVRAFTVGGETVLYRHEKTFYNPTALGALVASDIADADLEKMLKEYNAFQYERVGLNLRPEYLAVKDVNGDAAAFAKVAKTIAETSEFCVVLLTENADVMKAGAEACAAKRPLLCGANADNVDAMGALANDMGLPIGVKADGAEALIALTDKLTGMGIKDIVIDSGAREIKKAFEDQVTIRRAALKSGNRSLGFPTITFPCEMADNLAVETMFAATFIAKYGGMVVLSELKGESIFPLLLERLNIFTDPQRPMIVTEGIYEINNPDENSPVLVTTNFALTYFIVSGEIEGSKVPCWLLIKDSEGLSVLTAWAAGKFAGDDVGMFVKKCGIMDKVKHQELIIPGYAAAIAGDVEEELPGWTITVGPREAAHIPGFLKNR, encoded by the coding sequence ATGGCATTAACCGGAATTCAGATTTTCAAACTGCTTCCGAAAACAAACTGTAAGGAATGCGGCGTCCCCACATGTCTTGCCTTTGCCATGAACCTGGCATCCGGAAAGGCGGAACTGGACCAGTGCCCTTACGTTTCCGACGAAGCCCGGGAACAATTGGCGGAAGCCTCTGCTCCCCCCATCAGGCCTGTCAAAATTGGTAACGGCGTGCGCGCTTTTACCGTGGGCGGTGAAACAGTCCTGTATCGTCATGAAAAGACCTTTTATAATCCCACAGCCTTGGGCGCCCTGGTTGCTTCGGACATCGCGGACGCTGACCTGGAAAAAATGCTTAAGGAATACAATGCATTCCAGTATGAGCGCGTTGGTCTGAACCTGCGCCCCGAATACCTGGCTGTTAAAGACGTCAACGGCGACGCCGCTGCTTTCGCTAAAGTAGCCAAGACCATCGCCGAGACTTCCGAATTCTGCGTTGTTCTTCTCACCGAAAATGCTGACGTGATGAAGGCCGGCGCCGAAGCCTGCGCCGCCAAGAGGCCTTTGCTCTGCGGCGCTAACGCAGACAACGTCGATGCTATGGGCGCTCTGGCCAATGATATGGGCCTGCCCATCGGCGTGAAGGCCGACGGCGCGGAAGCCCTGATCGCTCTGACCGACAAGTTGACCGGCATGGGCATCAAGGACATCGTCATCGATTCCGGCGCTCGCGAAATCAAGAAGGCTTTCGAAGATCAGGTGACTATCCGCAGGGCGGCCCTCAAATCCGGCAACCGGAGCTTGGGCTTCCCCACGATCACCTTCCCCTGCGAAATGGCTGACAACCTGGCCGTGGAAACCATGTTCGCCGCCACCTTCATCGCCAAATACGGCGGAATGGTGGTCTTGAGCGAACTCAAGGGCGAGAGCATCTTCCCCTTGCTGCTGGAAAGGTTGAACATCTTCACCGACCCGCAACGCCCCATGATCGTTACCGAGGGAATCTACGAGATCAACAACCCCGACGAAAATTCCCCCGTCCTGGTCACCACCAACTTTGCACTGACCTACTTCATCGTCTCCGGCGAAATTGAAGGGTCCAAGGTGCCTTGCTGGCTGCTGATCAAAGACTCCGAAGGTCTGTCCGTTCTGACCGCTTGGGCCGCTGGAAAATTTGCCGGCGACGATGTGGGCATGTTCGTGAAGAAATGCGGAATCATGGACAAAGTCAAGCATCAAGAACTCATCATTCCGGGATACGCTGCCGCAATCGCCGGCGACGTGGAAGAAGAACTGCCGGGCTGGACCATCACTGTCGGCCCCCGCGAAGCAGCTCATATTCCGGGCTTCTTAAAAAATAGGTAA
- the acsB gene encoding acetyl-CoA decarbonylase/synthase complex subunit alpha/beta encodes MSKLVAFAAIQGGYNIVSKAEGELKQALATYDASTKVEFPNTAYYLPVIYSLTGIKVQTIEDMQKPLEIARNLLPAHVKRVNHLPYLGPLLDAGMAALFAFEIQEALRYVREPDFYLPQEEVDLDAGKIWLGAADDTVFRKRGVEFVDGSAPGFAAIVGAAPTPEIAKDIIEDYQKRNLYIFLAANQNGTTCAEQLIEAGVQIGWNTRIVPFGPDISSAIFALGFANRAAMAFGGIEAGDYKRMLLYNKDRIFAFVNALGDVNAEWAVAAAGCVNWGFPTIADTDIPEILPTGICTYEHVVGNVSHDEIVQKSIETRGLKVTVSEIDIPLSYGPAFEGERVRKDDLYCQFGAKEQCTELVKMAEMNEIEDGKVTVVGPDIKDCEEGKAYPLAIFVQVAGREFQADFEPILERQIHHLTNYIQGIMHIGQRDIAWVRVSKAAVEKGFSLEHIGKVLHAKFHQDFTKIADKVEVTLYTKKEDVDKLTATARAEYKMRDERVEKMTDESVETYYSCTLCQSFAPNHVCTVSPERTGLCGAYNWMDCKASFEINPTGPNQPIEKGECLDPVLGQWKGVNDFVYKASRGNVTHYNFYSMVYDPMTTCGCCEAIAAMLPMCNGIMTVNRDYMGETPCGMKFTTLAGVMGGGASSPGFVGHSKYNVTQRKFIAGDGGIKRLVWMPKIFKEEIKDRLIKRGEEIGIPNFYDMIADETVGTTEEEVYEFLQKVGHPALEMDPIVG; translated from the coding sequence ATGTCTAAGCTGGTTGCTTTCGCTGCTATTCAAGGCGGCTACAATATCGTTTCTAAAGCAGAAGGTGAGCTCAAGCAGGCTCTGGCGACCTACGATGCTTCCACCAAGGTGGAATTTCCGAACACCGCCTACTATCTGCCCGTTATCTACTCCTTGACCGGAATCAAGGTGCAGACCATTGAAGATATGCAGAAACCCCTGGAAATCGCCAGGAATCTTCTGCCCGCCCACGTCAAGAGGGTGAACCATCTTCCTTACCTCGGCCCCCTGCTGGACGCTGGTATGGCTGCCCTGTTTGCTTTTGAAATTCAGGAAGCTCTCCGTTACGTCAGGGAGCCCGACTTCTACCTGCCTCAGGAAGAAGTGGACCTGGACGCCGGTAAAATCTGGCTGGGCGCCGCCGACGACACCGTGTTCCGTAAAAGGGGCGTGGAATTCGTGGATGGTTCCGCTCCGGGCTTCGCCGCCATCGTCGGCGCCGCACCCACACCGGAAATCGCCAAGGACATCATAGAAGATTATCAGAAGAGAAACCTGTACATCTTCCTGGCCGCCAACCAGAATGGCACCACCTGTGCAGAACAGCTTATTGAAGCTGGCGTGCAGATCGGCTGGAACACCCGTATCGTGCCCTTCGGCCCCGATATTTCTTCCGCCATTTTCGCCCTTGGTTTCGCCAACCGCGCAGCCATGGCTTTCGGCGGCATCGAAGCCGGTGATTACAAACGTATGCTGCTTTACAATAAGGACAGGATTTTCGCTTTCGTCAACGCCCTTGGCGACGTTAACGCGGAATGGGCTGTCGCGGCCGCCGGCTGCGTCAACTGGGGCTTCCCCACCATCGCCGACACCGACATCCCCGAAATCCTTCCCACGGGCATCTGTACTTACGAGCACGTTGTGGGCAACGTTTCCCACGACGAGATCGTGCAGAAATCCATCGAAACCCGCGGCCTCAAGGTCACGGTTTCCGAGATCGACATCCCCTTGTCCTACGGCCCGGCCTTCGAGGGCGAGCGCGTTCGCAAGGACGACCTGTACTGCCAGTTCGGCGCCAAGGAACAGTGCACCGAGTTGGTGAAGATGGCCGAGATGAACGAAATCGAAGACGGTAAAGTCACCGTCGTCGGTCCCGACATCAAGGACTGCGAAGAAGGCAAAGCCTACCCCCTGGCGATTTTCGTCCAGGTTGCAGGCCGCGAATTCCAGGCGGACTTTGAGCCCATCCTGGAACGTCAGATCCACCATCTGACCAACTACATCCAGGGCATCATGCATATCGGACAGCGCGACATCGCGTGGGTCCGCGTGAGCAAGGCCGCCGTGGAAAAGGGCTTCTCCCTGGAGCACATCGGCAAGGTTCTCCATGCCAAGTTCCATCAGGACTTCACCAAGATCGCTGACAAGGTGGAAGTCACCCTGTACACCAAAAAAGAAGACGTGGACAAACTGACTGCCACAGCCCGCGCTGAGTACAAGATGCGCGATGAGCGCGTGGAGAAGATGACCGACGAATCCGTCGAGACCTACTACTCCTGCACCCTGTGCCAGTCCTTTGCTCCCAACCACGTTTGCACCGTCTCCCCGGAACGTACCGGCCTGTGCGGCGCTTACAACTGGATGGACTGCAAGGCTTCTTTCGAAATCAACCCCACCGGCCCCAATCAGCCCATTGAAAAGGGCGAGTGCCTGGATCCTGTCCTGGGCCAGTGGAAAGGCGTCAACGATTTCGTATACAAAGCCTCCCGCGGCAACGTCACCCATTACAACTTCTACTCCATGGTTTACGATCCCATGACCACCTGCGGTTGCTGCGAAGCTATCGCGGCCATGCTGCCTATGTGCAACGGCATCATGACGGTCAACCGTGACTACATGGGCGAAACCCCCTGCGGCATGAAGTTCACCACCCTGGCTGGCGTCATGGGCGGCGGCGCTTCCTCCCCGGGCTTCGTGGGTCACTCCAAATACAACGTGACCCAGAGGAAGTTCATCGCGGGCGACGGCGGCATCAAACGTCTCGTATGGATGCCCAAAATATTCAAGGAAGAAATCAAGGACAGACTCATCAAGCGCGGTGAAGAAATTGGAATCCCCAACTTCTACGATATGATTGCAGATGAGACTGTGGGAACCACCGAAGAGGAAGTGTACGAATTCCTCCAAAAGGTCGGCCATCCCGCCCTTGAAATGGACCCCATTGTTGGATAA
- the cooS gene encoding anaerobic carbon-monoxide dehydrogenase catalytic subunit, with protein sequence MAEEKKAKAPKVADPVAASYDVATQEMIKRAQDLGVETCFDRAVTLKPCNIGATGICCKNCGMGPCRLPLPKGGIEGEDTRKGICGASPNTIAARNFIRMIAGGASAHSDHGRCVAEVFLSAARKETDTYQIKDIQKLLQIAPYLDVAITVEEDGEVKDRDIDEIALEVAEVAINEWGKAEGELKYCKRAPEARYELWKKMGVLPRNIDREVVEIMHRTHIGVDQDYKNLMKQGTRCAIADGWGGSMLATDLQDVLFGTPYPLQSEANLGVMKKDHVNLVIHGHEPVLSEIIVAVAQGQEMIDYAKKAGAKGIQLSGICCTANEILQRHGVPLCGTFLQQELAIITGACDAMVVDIQCIMQNLANVAKCFHTKLITTHPIAKMEQDNVIHIEFDEHHAVEDATKIVKMAIDNFANRGEDVVIPQHKNPVIAGFGVESIEYHLGGSFRGSYYTLNDNIINGRIRGIGAVVGCNNVRTRHNYDHITVVKELIKNDVIVLTTGCNAIACGMEGLLTPETAQVFCGPGLAEVCETVGIPPVLHVGSCVDNSRILLAAAEVVKAGGLGKDLCDVPAAGSAPEWMSEKAISIGHYVVASGIYTVFGTTFPTSGAPVFQKYLFEDFEKMYGGMWDFEPDPIKHAHKMIAHIDKKRAALGIDKARERVLMDMADRQKLDVA encoded by the coding sequence ATGGCGGAAGAAAAAAAAGCCAAGGCCCCGAAAGTGGCTGATCCCGTTGCAGCATCTTATGATGTCGCAACTCAGGAAATGATCAAGCGCGCCCAGGATTTGGGCGTTGAAACTTGTTTTGATCGTGCTGTCACTCTTAAACCCTGTAACATCGGCGCAACCGGCATCTGCTGCAAGAATTGCGGCATGGGCCCCTGCCGCCTGCCTCTGCCCAAGGGCGGAATTGAAGGCGAAGACACCCGTAAGGGCATCTGCGGCGCCAGCCCCAACACCATTGCAGCCCGTAACTTCATTCGTATGATCGCAGGCGGCGCCTCCGCGCACTCCGACCACGGACGTTGCGTTGCCGAGGTTTTTCTTTCCGCAGCCCGGAAGGAAACCGACACTTACCAGATCAAGGACATCCAGAAACTTCTCCAGATCGCTCCTTACCTGGACGTGGCCATTACCGTGGAAGAAGACGGTGAAGTGAAGGATCGCGATATCGATGAAATCGCCCTGGAAGTGGCCGAAGTGGCCATTAACGAATGGGGCAAGGCCGAAGGCGAGCTCAAGTATTGCAAGCGCGCTCCTGAAGCCCGTTATGAATTGTGGAAGAAAATGGGCGTTCTGCCCCGCAACATCGACCGCGAAGTGGTCGAGATCATGCACCGCACCCACATTGGCGTGGACCAGGATTACAAAAACCTCATGAAGCAGGGCACCCGTTGCGCCATCGCCGACGGTTGGGGCGGCTCCATGCTGGCCACCGATCTCCAGGACGTCCTGTTCGGCACGCCTTATCCGCTTCAAAGCGAAGCCAACCTGGGCGTCATGAAGAAAGACCATGTCAACCTGGTTATTCACGGTCATGAGCCTGTTCTGTCCGAAATCATCGTGGCAGTGGCCCAGGGTCAGGAAATGATCGACTACGCGAAAAAAGCTGGCGCCAAGGGCATTCAGCTCTCCGGCATCTGCTGCACGGCCAACGAAATTCTGCAACGCCACGGCGTGCCCCTTTGCGGCACCTTCCTGCAACAGGAATTGGCCATCATCACCGGCGCCTGCGACGCAATGGTCGTTGACATCCAGTGCATCATGCAGAACCTGGCTAACGTAGCCAAGTGCTTCCATACCAAGCTCATCACCACCCATCCCATCGCCAAGATGGAGCAGGACAATGTCATCCACATTGAATTTGATGAACATCATGCTGTAGAAGACGCCACAAAAATCGTCAAGATGGCCATCGACAACTTTGCCAACCGCGGTGAAGACGTTGTAATTCCGCAGCACAAAAATCCGGTCATCGCCGGTTTTGGCGTGGAATCCATCGAATATCACCTGGGCGGTTCTTTCCGCGGCTCTTACTACACCCTGAACGACAACATCATCAACGGCCGTATCCGCGGCATCGGCGCCGTCGTTGGCTGCAACAACGTCCGCACCCGCCACAATTACGACCACATCACCGTTGTCAAAGAACTCATCAAGAACGACGTTATCGTTCTGACCACCGGCTGCAACGCCATTGCTTGCGGCATGGAAGGCCTCCTGACCCCTGAGACTGCTCAGGTGTTCTGCGGCCCCGGTCTGGCGGAAGTCTGTGAAACCGTCGGCATCCCGCCTGTCCTGCATGTGGGCTCCTGCGTTGACAACAGCCGCATCCTCCTGGCAGCCGCTGAAGTTGTGAAAGCCGGCGGCTTGGGCAAGGATCTCTGCGACGTTCCAGCCGCTGGCTCCGCTCCTGAATGGATGAGTGAAAAGGCCATCTCCATTGGTCATTATGTGGTTGCTTCCGGCATTTACACTGTGTTTGGAACCACCTTCCCGACTTCCGGCGCTCCCGTCTTCCAGAAATACCTCTTCGAGGATTTCGAGAAAATGTACGGCGGCATGTGGGATTTCGAGCCTGATCCGATCAAGCACGCTCACAAGATGATCGCCCACATTGACAAGAAGCGCGCTGCTCTTGGCATTGACAAGGCAAGGGAAAGGGTCCTGATGGACATGGCTGACAGGCAGAAGCTGGACGTCGCCTAA
- a CDS encoding acetyl-CoA decarbonylase/synthase complex subunit delta — MAFEVYKESYTGSIKEVTLGKGDKAVKVGGENCYPFYLFEGAMPNKPVIAMEVWDMVPPEWPEAVKAPFADVLDNPAAWAKKCVEEYGADMIVLQLKSTDPNDQNADAASAVATVKAVGEAIDVPLMVWGVANPAKDEEVLKKVAEECTGMDLIIGPVEDKNHKGIGAAALGFKQSVVSSSPIDVNLAKQVNILLENLGMPMSKVLIDPTTGGLGYGMEYSYSIMERLTMAALAQGDDKLQMPMVNNLGQEVWKCKEAKLTGDEAPTLGDPESRGIMMEATAAVTYLLAGGNVLIMRHPEAVRMAKGYIDLLMDGGASSIAGISKKLDAYEADLAALAPAPDLTMEEIKKEAAPKKAAPKKEAPKAAAPKAAAPKAAAPKAEAAPAPEAAPAAPAAPAVDAEAAAAKAAADAAAKAAADAAAKEAAEAKAKADAEAKAKAEAEAKAKAEAEARAKEVAARETEENDLRAKRAAEKEKRDAERAAGHEVEISHTAAAVQKTNLDKLLDKIDWANLRK; from the coding sequence ATGGCATTTGAAGTTTACAAAGAATCGTACACAGGCAGCATTAAGGAAGTTACCCTGGGCAAGGGGGACAAGGCTGTCAAGGTCGGAGGGGAAAATTGTTACCCCTTCTATCTGTTCGAAGGCGCAATGCCCAACAAGCCCGTTATTGCCATGGAAGTGTGGGACATGGTTCCCCCGGAATGGCCGGAAGCCGTCAAGGCGCCTTTTGCCGACGTTCTTGACAACCCTGCAGCTTGGGCTAAGAAATGCGTCGAGGAATATGGCGCTGACATGATCGTTCTCCAACTCAAGAGCACCGACCCCAATGACCAGAATGCTGACGCTGCTTCCGCAGTGGCCACCGTCAAGGCGGTTGGCGAAGCAATCGACGTACCTCTGATGGTCTGGGGCGTTGCCAATCCTGCTAAGGACGAAGAAGTTCTTAAAAAGGTCGCAGAAGAGTGCACGGGCATGGATCTGATCATCGGGCCCGTTGAAGATAAGAACCACAAGGGCATCGGCGCAGCCGCCCTGGGCTTCAAACAAAGCGTGGTTTCCTCTTCTCCCATCGACGTTAACTTGGCCAAACAGGTTAACATTCTACTCGAAAACCTGGGCATGCCCATGAGCAAGGTCCTCATCGACCCCACCACCGGCGGCTTGGGCTACGGCATGGAATACTCCTATTCCATTATGGAGCGCTTGACCATGGCCGCTTTGGCCCAAGGCGACGACAAGCTCCAGATGCCCATGGTCAACAACCTGGGCCAGGAAGTGTGGAAGTGTAAAGAAGCCAAACTGACCGGCGACGAAGCCCCCACTCTGGGCGATCCCGAAAGCCGCGGCATCATGATGGAAGCCACCGCTGCAGTGACCTACCTGCTGGCCGGCGGCAACGTTCTGATCATGCGGCACCCCGAAGCCGTTCGCATGGCCAAGGGCTACATCGACCTGCTGATGGACGGCGGCGCATCCTCCATCGCCGGCATCTCCAAGAAGTTGGACGCTTACGAAGCCGACCTGGCTGCTCTGGCGCCTGCTCCGGACCTGACCATGGAAGAAATCAAAAAGGAAGCGGCTCCCAAGAAAGCCGCTCCCAAGAAAGAGGCTCCCAAGGCCGCCGCTCCCAAGGCTGCTGCTCCCAAGGCCGCCGCTCCCAAGGCTGAAGCTGCTCCGGCTCCTGAAGCCGCTCCGGCTGCTCCCGCCGCTCCTGCAGTAGATGCTGAAGCCGCCGCCGCCAAGGCTGCCGCCGACGCCGCCGCCAAGGCCGCTGCTGACGCCGCCGCCAAGGAAGCCGCCGAAGCCAAAGCCAAGGCTGACGCCGAAGCCAAAGCCAAAGCCGAAGCAGAAGCCAAGGCAAAAGCCGAAGCCGAAGCTCGCGCCAAGGAAGTGGCCGCCCGTGAAACCGAAGAAAATGATCTTCGCGCCAAACGCGCTGCAGAGAAGGAAAAACGCGACGCTGAAAGAGCCGCAGGTCACGAAGTTGAGATCAGCCACACAGCCGCTGCGGTCCAGAAAACCAACCTGGACAAACTGCTTGACAAGATTGACTGGGCCAATTTGCGGAAATAG